In Corallococcus caeni, the following are encoded in one genomic region:
- the mmsA gene encoding CoA-acylating methylmalonate-semialdehyde dehydrogenase, whose translation MSFVRFPESVVSCRNLVGGEWVSPAGASAQEVRSPYTGALIGRVPLTTASGVAQAVEAARAAAQGWRVTPLRERTQFLQRFRALLESQLERLSHLAASESGKTVAEGRAGLLKGLEVCDFALSLQNLDSGAHLEVSRGVTCEYRREPLGVVAGITPFNFPAMVPLWLFPIAVTVGNAFILKPSEKVPLTATALGELMVEAGYPPGVFSVVHGAKPAVDALLEHPDVKALAFVGSSPVARHVYVEGSRHGKRVLALGGAKNHLIVVPDADPDLTPQAVVDSFTGCAGQRCMAASVMLAVGDVQPLVDDLVRRAARLEVGPGMGALIDRGAVDRLETAIAKAQADGARVLLDGRGKRPAGEAYANGHWLGPTVLDGVRPEMEAARRELFGPVLSIVRVPTLSAALAVENASPYGNAASIFTTSGAVAQSVVEGARAGMVGVNVGVPVPREPFSFGGTGESKFGHGDVTGPSSLDFWSQLKKVTRKWSARTDGSWMS comes from the coding sequence GTGTCCTTTGTTCGGTTTCCCGAGAGCGTTGTCTCTTGTCGCAACCTCGTGGGCGGAGAGTGGGTCTCTCCCGCCGGAGCGTCCGCGCAGGAGGTCCGCAGTCCCTACACAGGCGCGCTCATCGGCCGCGTGCCGCTGACGACGGCCTCCGGTGTCGCCCAGGCGGTGGAGGCCGCCAGGGCCGCCGCGCAGGGCTGGCGCGTCACCCCGCTGCGCGAGCGCACCCAATTCCTGCAACGCTTCCGCGCGCTGCTGGAGTCGCAACTGGAAAGGCTCTCGCACCTGGCCGCCAGTGAATCCGGCAAGACGGTGGCGGAGGGCCGCGCGGGCTTGCTCAAGGGATTGGAGGTCTGTGATTTCGCCCTGTCGCTCCAGAACCTGGACAGCGGCGCGCACCTGGAGGTGAGCCGGGGCGTCACCTGCGAATACCGCCGCGAGCCCCTGGGCGTCGTCGCCGGCATCACGCCGTTCAACTTCCCCGCGATGGTGCCCCTGTGGCTGTTCCCCATCGCCGTCACGGTGGGCAACGCCTTCATCCTCAAGCCGTCGGAGAAGGTGCCGCTCACCGCGACCGCGCTGGGAGAGCTGATGGTGGAGGCGGGCTATCCGCCCGGTGTCTTCTCCGTCGTGCACGGCGCGAAGCCCGCGGTGGACGCGCTGCTGGAGCACCCGGACGTGAAGGCGCTGGCCTTCGTGGGTTCATCCCCCGTCGCGCGGCACGTCTACGTGGAGGGCAGCCGCCACGGCAAGCGCGTGCTGGCGCTGGGCGGCGCGAAGAACCACCTCATCGTCGTGCCGGACGCGGACCCGGACCTCACGCCGCAGGCGGTGGTGGACTCGTTCACCGGCTGCGCGGGCCAGCGCTGCATGGCGGCCAGCGTGATGCTCGCGGTGGGTGACGTGCAGCCGCTGGTGGACGACCTGGTCCGCCGGGCGGCGAGGCTGGAGGTCGGCCCGGGCATGGGTGCGCTCATCGACCGGGGCGCGGTGGACCGGCTGGAGACGGCCATCGCCAAGGCCCAGGCTGACGGCGCGCGCGTGCTGCTGGACGGGCGCGGCAAGCGGCCCGCGGGCGAGGCCTACGCGAACGGCCACTGGCTGGGCCCCACGGTGCTGGACGGCGTGCGGCCGGAGATGGAGGCCGCGCGGCGCGAGCTGTTCGGCCCGGTGCTGTCCATCGTGCGCGTGCCCACGCTGTCGGCGGCGCTCGCGGTGGAGAACGCGTCGCCCTACGGCAACGCGGCGTCCATCTTCACCACCAGCGGCGCGGTGGCCCAGTCGGTGGTGGAGGGCGCCAGGGCCGGCATGGTGGGCGTGAACGTAGGCGTGCCGGTGCCGCGCGAGCCCTTCTCCTTTGGCGGCACGGGCGAGTCGAAGTTCGGCCACGGGGACGTCACCGGACCGTCGAGCCTCGACTTCTGGAGCCAGCTCAAGAAGGTGACGCGCAAGTGGTCCGCGCGCACCGACGGCTCCTGGATGAGCTGA